A segment of the Streptomyces sp. L2 genome:
ATAAACGTGCAGGGATACGTATAGTCATGCCATCCAGAGGAGGGTGGACATGGCGGTACGTGCGGCGGTGGCCGGAGCGAGCGGATACGCGGGCGGAGAACTCCTGCGCCTGCTCCTCGCACACCCCGAGGTCGAGATCGGTGCCCTGACCGGCAACTCCAACGCCGGGCAGCGGCTCGGCGCGCTCCAGCCGCACCTGCTGCCGCTGGCCGACCGGGTGCTGGCCGAGACGACGGCCGAGCAGCTCGCCGGGCACGACGTCGTCTTCCTGGCGCTGCCCCACGGGCAGTCCGCCGCCGTCGCCGAACAGCTCGGCCCGGACGTCCTCGTCGTCGACATGGGCGCCGACTTCCGGCTGACGGACCCGGCCGACTGGGAGCGGTTCTACGGCTCCCCGCACGCCGGCACCTGGCCCTACGGCCTTCCCGAACTTCCGGGTGCCCGTGCCGCGCTGGAGGGGTCCAAGCGCGTCGCGGTGCCCGGTTGCTACCCCACCGCGGTCTCCCTCGCCCTGTATCCGGCCTACGCGAGCCGGCTCGCCGGGCCCGAGGCCGTGATCGTCGCCGCCTCCGGCACCTCCGGGGCCGGCAAGGCGCCCAAGCCGCACCTGCTGGGCAGCGAGGTCATGGGCTCCATGACCCCCTACGGCGTCGGCGGCGGCCACCGGCACACCCCCGAGATGATCCAGAACCTCAGCGGAGCGGCCGGCGAGCGGATCTCGGTGTCGTTCACCCCGACGCTCGCACCCATGCCCCGCGGCATCCTCGCCACGTGCAGCGCGGCGGCCCGGCCCGGCGTCACCGCCGAGTCCCTGCGCGCCGCCTACGAGAAGGCCTATGCCGACGAGCCGTTCGTCCACCTGCTCCCCGAGGGCCGGTGGCCGGCCACCGGCTCCGTGTACGGCTCCAACGCCGTCCAGGTGCAGGTGGCGTACGACGCCGAAGCCGGCCGGGTCATCGCGATCAGCGCCATCGACAACCTGACCAAGGGCACCGCGGGCGGTGCCGTGCAGAGCATGAACCTCGCCCTCGGTCTCGCCGAGACCACCGGATTGACCACGATCGGAGTCGCGCCGTGAGTGTGACGGCAGCAAAGGGATTCACGGCGGCGGGCATCGCCGCCGGGATCAAGGAGAACGGCAACCCCGACCTGGCCCTCGTGGTCAACACCGGGCCCCGCCGCGCCGCCGCCGGCGTCTTCACCTCCAACCGCGTCAAGGCCGCCCCCGTGCTCTGGTCCGAGCAGGTCCTCAAGAGCGGGCAGGTCACCGCCGTGGTCCTCAACTCCGGCGGCGCCAACGCCTGCACCGGCCCCAAGGGCTTCCAGGACACCCACGCCACCGCCGAGAAGGCGGCCGAGGTGCTCGGCACCGGCGCGGGCGAGGTCGCCGTCTGCTCCACCGGGCTCATCGGCGTCCTGCTGCCCATGGACAAGCTGCTCCCCGGCGTCGAGACCGCCGCCGGGCAGCTCTCCGAGCACGGCGGCGAGAAGGCCGCCATCGCCATCAAGACCACCGACACCGTCCACAAGACCTCCGTCGTCGCCAAGGACGGCTGGACCGTCGGCGGCATGGCCAAGGGCGCGGGCATGCTCGCCCCCGGTCTCGCCACCATGCTCGTCGTCCTCACCACCGACGCCGACCTGGACGCCGCCACCCTGGACCAGGCCCTCAGGGCGGCCACCAGGGTCACCTTCGACCGCGTCGACTCCGACGGCTGCATGTCCACCAACGACACCGTGCTGCTCCTCGCCTCCGGCGCCTCGGGCCTGACCCCGGACCACGCCGAGTTCGCGGAGGCCGTACGGCAGGTCTGCGACGACCTCGGCCAGCAGCTCATCCGGGACGCCGAGGGCGCCGGCAAGGACATCAAGGTCGAGGTGGTGGGCGCCGCGACCGAGGACGACGCCGTCGAGGTCGGCCGCTCCATCGCCCGCAACAACCTCCTCAAGTGCGCCATCCACGGCGAGGACCCCAACTGGGGCCGCGTCCTGTCCGCCATCGGCACCACCTCAGCCGCCTTCGAACCGGACCGGCTGAACGTCGCCATCAACGGCGTCTGGGTGTGCAAGAACGGCTCCGTCGGCGAGGACCGCGACAAGGTCGACATGCGCTACCGCGAGGTCCACATCGTCGCGGACCTGGCCGCCGGCACCGAGACCGCCACCATCTGGACCAACGACCTGACCGCCGACTACGTCCACGAGAACAGCGCCTATTCGTCATGAGCAATGTGACCCGCAAACACACGGCACTGCCCAAGGCCCAGATCCTCATCGAGGCGCTGCCCTGGCTGACCCGGCACCACGGCAGGATCGTCGTCATCAAGTTCGGCGGCAACGCCATGGTCGACGCGGAGCTGAAGGCCGCCTTCGCCCAGGACGTCGTCTTCCTGCGGCACGCCGGCCTCAAGCCGGTCGTCGTGCACGGTGGCGGCCCGCAGATCAGCGCCGCCCTCGACCGGCACGGCATCGTCAGCGAGTTCAAGGCCGGCCTGCGCGTCACCACCGAGGACGCCATGGACGTCGTACGGATGGTGCTGGCCGGCCAGGTGCAGCGGGAGCTGGTCGGGCTGCTCAACCAGCACGGCCCGCTCGCCGTCGGCCTCACCGGCGAGGACGCGCACACCATCACCGCCACCCGGCACCGGCCCGAGATCGACGGCGAACTGGTCGACATCGGACGGGTCGGCGAGATCACCGACATCGACACCGGCGCCATCGAGGCGCTGCTCGCCGACGGCCGCATCCCGGTCGTGTCGTCCATCGCCCGCTCCCAGGACGACGGGCACGTCTACAACGTCAACGCCGACACCGCGGCCGCCGCGCTCGCCGCCGCCCTCGGCGCCGAGACGCTGATGGTCCTCACCGACGTCGAGGGCCTCTACGAGAACTGGCCCGACTCCGACGAGGTGATCAGCCGCCTCACCGCCTCCCAGCTGGAGAAGCTGCTGCCGGAGCTGTCCTCCGGGATGGTGCCGAAGATGGAGGGCTGCCTGCACGCCGTGCGCGGCGGCGTGCACACCGCCCGCGTCATCGACGGGCGGGTCCAGCACTCGATCCTGCTGGAGATCTTCACCGACGAGGGCATCGGCACGATGGTCGTGCCCGACGAGCCCGACGACCACGAGGGGGAGTCATGAGCAACCAGGAGCTGACCGCGCGCTGGCAGGGCGCGCTGATGAACAACTACGGCACGCCGAGGCTGCCCCTCGTGCGCGGCGAGGGCTCCACGGTCTGGGACGCCGAGGGCACCCGATACCTCGACTTCGTCGGCGGCATCGCGACCAACGCCCTCGGCCACGCCCACCCCGCGATCGTCGAGGCCGTGACCCGGCAGATCGGCTCCCTGGGCCACATCTCCAACTTCTTCATGGCCGAGCCGACCGTCGCCCTCGCCGAACGCCTGCTCGGGCTGTTCGGCCGGGAGGGCAGGGTCTTCTTCTGCAACTCCGGCGCCGAGGCCAACGAGGCCGCGTTCAAGATCGGCCGGCTGACCGGACGGACCCATGTCGTCGCCACCGAGGGCGGCTTCCACGGCCGGACCATGGGCGCCCTCGCGCTCACCGGGCAGCCCGGCAAGCGGGAGCCGTTCCAGCCGCTGCCCGGCGACGTCACCCACGTGCCCTTCGGCGACGCGCAGGCCCTGGCCGCCGCCGTCACCGAGGAGACCGCCCTCGTCGTCATCGAGCCCATCCAGGGCGAACTCGGCGTCGTCGTCCCGCCGCCCGGCTATCTGAAGGCGGCCCGCGCCATCACCGCCGCGACCGGCGCCCTCCTCGTCCTCGACGAGGTGCAGACCGGCATCGGCCGCACCGGGCACTGGTTCGAGTACCAGGCCCACGACGGCGTGCTGCCCGATGTCGTCACCCTCGCCAAGCAGCTCGGCGGCGGCCTGCCGCTCGGCGCCACCGTCGCCTTCGGACGCGCCGCCGACCTGCTCCACCCCGGCCACCACGGCACGACCTTCGGTGGCAATCCGGTCGCCTGCGCCGCCGGACTCGCCGTCCTCGACACCATCGAGTCCGAGGGCCTGCTGGAGAACGTCAAGCGGCAGAGCGGCCAACTCCGCGACGGGATCGAGTCCCTCGGCCACCCGATGATCGACCATGTCCGGGGCGCGGGCCTGTTGCTGGGTATCGTGCTCACCGGGCCACACGCGTCACAGGTGCAGCAGACGGCCCAGGAGGCCGGTTTCCTGGTGAACGCGCCCGCCCCCGACGTCGTCCGGCTCATGCCGGCGCTGAACATCGGCGACGACGAGGTGGACGCCTTCCTCCGGGCGCTGCCCGGCATCCTCGGCGCGGTGGACCCGGGACACGGGGACGGACGATCCGGAGAATGAGACGACGATGAGCCAGGCGCAGGAACACGAGCACGCGGAACAGCCGGGCGCCGGGCCCGCCGTACCGCAGACCCGCACCGCACGCCACCGCCGGATCGTGGACATCCTCAACCGGCAGCCGGTGCGCTCGCAGAGCCAGCTGGCCAAGCTGCTCGCCGACGACGGGCTGAGCGTCACCCAGGCGACGCTCTCCCGCGACCTCGACGAGCTGAACGCGGTCAAGATCCGCAACACCGACGGCGACCTGATCTACGCGGTGCCCAGCGAGGGCGGCTTCCGCACCCCGCGCGCACCGCTCGGCGGGTCGGCCAAGGAGGAGCGCATGCGGCGCCTCTCCCAAGAGCTGCTGATCTCCGCGGAGGCCTCGGCCAACCTCGTGGTCCTGCGCACCCCGCCGGGTGCCGCCCAGTTCCTCGCCTCGGCGATCGACCAGGCCGAGCTGCACGACATCCTCGGCACCATCGCCGGCGACGACACCCTGCTGCTGATCAGCCGCGAGCCGGACGGCGGCCAGGCCCTCGCGGACCACCTGCTGCGGCTGGCGCAGAACGGGCACTGACCCGGGTGCGGGCCCCGAGCCCGCGGCGGACAATGGGTGGGTGATCTTCCGCAGCCGGCGGGCAATCCCCTGGCGGTGGTCGGCCGTATACACAGGTGTGTCGGGTTTCCGGTTCCCCGTCGGGCGCCTCCCGGACGAGGCTCTCCTCTCCGGGCTGTCCACGGGCGACCCGGAACTCGCGGTCACCTTCGTACGGAGGTTCCAGCACCGCGTCTTCGGTGTCGCCATGGCCGTCACCGGGGACCGGCAGCTCGCCGAGGACATCGCCCAGCAGACCTTCGAACGGGCCTGGCGCCACGCGCAGATCTACGACCCGCGCCGCGGCTCGGTCACGACCTGGCTGACGACCATCGCGCACAACCTCGCCATCGACGCCGTCCGCGCCCGCCGGACGCAGCCGGTGCCGCCCGAGGACCTGGACGCGCTCCTCGGCATCGTCACCGAGACCCCCGAGCGGTGGGCGCTGGCCGACGAGGCCTCCGCCCAGCTCCGGGCCGCCGTGGCGCGGCTGCCGCGGGAACAGGCTCGTGCCCTGGTGATGGCGGGCATCTACGGCCTGACGGCCCAGCAGGTCGCCGACTCCGAAGGCATCCCGCTGGGCACCGCCAAGACGCGGATACGGGCCGCGATGGGCAAGCTGAGGACCACGCTCGCGGCACCGGGGCCGCAGAGCCGAGGCGACCATGACCAGTGACGTGACCTGCGAGAGGGTACGGGCGTACGGCGCCGAGCTGGCGCTGGGCGTGCTGCCCGGCCGGGAACGCGCCGAGACGGTCGCCCACCTGGACCGGTGCGCGGACTGCCGGGAGCACGTCGGGCAGCTCACCCTGATCGGCGACCGGCTGATCGGCCTGCTCCCGGACCGCGAACCACCGCTCGGGTTCGAGTCCCGGGCGGCGCTCCGCATGACCCCGGCCGCGCCGACGCTCCAGGAACGCCCGCAGCCCCGCGGCCCCGGACGGCTGCGCCAGGGCCTGCGGGGACCCGCCCGGCGTGCCCGGCTGCGGATCGCGTCGGCCGCGGTGGCCGCGGCGGTCGTCTGCGGCTTCGGCGGCTGGGCCGTCGGCACCGCCGTCGAACAGGTCGCGTCCTCCTCGACGGCCTCGTCCGCCGTGGAGTCCGAACCCCTGCTGGTCGGTGACCTCACCACGCCGGGCGGCCGCGGCCGGTCCGTCGGCGAGGTCTACGCCCACCCCGGCAGCCCCGGCTGGATCTTCGTGTCCCTCGACGCGGCCGCCTCGGGCACGCCGTACACCGGCCGGGTCGTCTGCCTGCTGGAGCACACCGACGGCAGCTCCGTCCGCGTCGGTGACTTCGCGGTACGCGACGGGCACGGCGAGTGGGGCGTGGCGGCCCACGTCGACCCCGCCGCGCTGTCCGGCGCCCGCCTGCTGTCCACGGGCGGCACGCTCCTGGCCCGGGCCCAGTTGCAGACCGGGCACATCCAGACCCCGGCGGACTGAACCCGGCGGACGGAGCGGCTCAGACGCGGGGAGCGGGGCGCTGCCGGACGGGGAGGGTCGCGTCGAGGGCGGCGGCCAGCGCGGCGACGATGGGCCGGGACGCCGGGTCGGGCAGCAGACAGCGGTCGATGGCGGCGGCCAGCGCGGACGGCAGCCGGCGCCGGGACACGACCGGCGGGGCGCTCTCCTCCAGCTGGGGATACCAGTCGCCGGGACCGTCACCGAACGGGCCGCCGCCGCTCCCGCCGTCGGAGTCGTCCCCGCCGTCCGAGTCGTCCGGGTCGTCCACGGTCTCGCCGGGGTCGAACGGCACGTCACCGCAGGCGACCTCGAACAACGTGACGCCGATGCCCCACACGTCGGCGGCGGCCGTCAGCGGCCCGCCGCGGGCCTGCTCCGGCGAGAGGTAGCCGAACGTGCCCAGCCCGGCCGGCGCCGGACCGGGGGGCCGCGCCACGCTGAGATCGAGCACCTTCGCGTGCCCGCGGTCCACCACCACGTTGGACGGCTTCAGGTCCAGGTGCAGCAGGCCCCGGCCGTGCAGGTAGTGGACCGCCGAGCACAACTGCACGCCGAGCAGCGCCACGTCGGCGGCGGACGGCCGGCGCCGCAGCCGGTCCACCAGGTGGGACAGCGTCTCCCCGGTCAGGGTCTCCAGGACCACGAGCGGCTCGGGGCCGTCGAAGGCGTCGTAGCCGCGTACCAGGTGCGGATGGCTGAACTCGCGCAGCCAGCGGCCCTCCCGCAGCAGCCGTCCGGTCATCCGCGGCTCGTTCCGCCGGTCGGGCCGCACGACCTTGACCACGCACCGGCAGTCCCGCTCCGCGCTCCAGGCGTCGTACACGTCGAGCCAGCCGGTGCGGGTGAGGTGGGCGAGGATCTGGTAGCCGGGGGCCGGCCGGGCGCCCGGGGCCAGGAGTGGCGGGGCCCGCCGGACGCTGGAGACGCTCACGACAGCACCTTCTTGCCGTCGGGGAGCCCGGTCATGGCGTTCAGCCGGTGCAGGCGGGCGTACGGTCCCTCGTGCCGGAGCAGGTCCTCGTGGGCGCCCTGTTCGACGACCCGCCCCTGGTCGAGGACGACGACGCGGTCGGCGTCCCGGACGGTGAGCAGGTTGTGGGAGATGACGACCGTGGTCCGCCCGGCCATCAGCCGGCGCAGCGGGTCCATGATCCGCCGCCCGGAGCGGACGTCGAGCCCGGTGGTCGGCTCGTCGAGCAGCAGCACGGGCGCGTCCCTGATCATCGCGCGGGCGATCGCCAGGCGCTGGCACTGGCCGCCGGACAGGGTCCGGCCGCGCTGGCCGACCAGGGTGTCGTAGCCCGCCGGGAGGCGCTCGACGAACGCGTGGGCGTCCGCCGCGCGGGCCGCGGCGACGATCTCCGCGTCGGTCGCTCCCGGCCGGCCGTAGGCGATGTTCTCGCGCACGGTGCCGTGGAAGACGAGGGTCTCCTGCAGCACCACCGCGACGCTCTCCCGCACGTCGGTGAGGCGCAGCTCGCGCAGGTCGGTCCCGTCGAGGAGGACGGCTCCCCGGTCGGGGTCGTAGAAGCGCAGTTGGAGCTTGGCGACGGTCGACTTGCCGGCGCCGCTGGCCCCGACCAGCGCCAGGGTCTCGCCCGGCGCGACGTGGAAGGAGACGTCCGTCAGGGCCCAGGCCGGTGAGCCCGGATAGCGGAAGCCGACACCGTCGAAGGCCACCTCGCCCCGTACCCGGCCGGTCCGCCGGGCGCCCGTGGCCTCGGCGACCTGGGGCCGCTGGTCCAGGAGTTCGATGATGCGTTCGGCCGAGGCGGAGGCCGCGTAGAAGGTGGTCCCGAGGTGGGACAGGGAGCGCACCGGGCTGTACAGCTTGGTGATGAGGGCCAGGAAGACCAGCAGCCCGCCCAGCGTGAGCTGGCCCTGGGCGAGCTTCCAGGTGCCCAGCCCCATGACCGCGAGACCGCCGGACACCTCGATGATCTCGACGACGGGACCGTAGACGGCACGGATCCGCGCCGACGCCATCGCCGCCCGGAACCGGCCCTCGTTCTCCGTGTCGAACCGGCGCTCCTCCCACTCCTGCCGGTTGTACGCCTGCACCAGCGCGACGTTGCCCAGCGACTCCTCGGCGATGGCGCTGATCGAGCCGCTGCGCCGTCTGCGTTCCCGCGAGGCGTCCTTGATCAGCCGGGAGAAGTGCCGGGCGGCGGCCCAGAACAGCGGCACGATGAACAGGGCGAGCAGGGTCAGGTCCCAGCGCAGGTAGACCAGCAGCCCGAGGAAGACGCCGAGCCGGACCACGTAGTAGAGGGCGTTCGCGACGCCCGAGAGCAGGAACGTCTCGACCGCGTCGACGTCGCCGGTGACCCGGGACAGCACGTCCCCGAGCCGGCGGCGCTCGAAGAAGCCGAGGGAGAGGCCCTGGACGTGCCGGAACACGTCGGAGCGCAGCCCGAGCAGGAACCGTTCGCTGACCCAGGTGGAGGTGACGTCGTCCGCGTAGCCGAGGGCGCCCGAGCAGATGATGAGGCCCAGGTAGGCCGGTGCGATCCACAGGAAGGGATGCAGGTCCCGGGGGACGAGCACCTCGTCCACGACGACCTTGAACAGCCAGATCTCCGCCGCGTCCACGCACGGGCCGATGAGGCTGAACAGGAGGATCGGCGCGAACCAGCGCCGGCCGCCCCGGGTGTAGGGCCAGAACCTCCGGAACACCTCGCGCAGCGGCACCGGGGGCGCCGCCGCGACCACGGCGTCGGAGGACGACCGCGGAGCGGACCGGGTCCTCCGGACTCCGGTCCGCTCAGCCGGCATGTGTGGTCACCACTTGTGACCCGAGTTGTTGTGGCGGTTCGTCCGGCGACGCCGACGCTGCCTGCGCATCGACGTGTCGTCGACCTGAGAGGTCGTGTCCTTTCCGTTGCGATCGTGGCCGAACTTGGCCGGGAAGAGACTGCTGAAGATCGCCATGGTGTTCCTCCCGAAACATGCGACACCTGTGATACGAGGCAGGAGTGCGCCCGGATGGCCAATCAGGTGAAATTTCGGGAGGAAAATCACAAGACGCAGGTGAGGGCGGTGTTCGCCTCTCCGCCTGTTCAGCCCAGCCGGTCGGCCAGTCCCGCGGTGCAGCGGACCTCGTCGCCCGCCGTGATCAGCAGGGCCTCCACGTCCGGCAGGGACTCCAGCCAGGCGAGGCCGGCTCGCGACCCCATCGCGAAGGCGGCCGTGGCCCAGCAGTCCACGAAGGTCAGGCGGGGGCCCACCACGGTGACCGAGACCAGGTCCGTGACCGCCGAGCGGCCGGTGCGCGGGTCGACGATGTGGTCCCCGCGCTCCGCCGTGCCCGATGTCGCCACCGACAACTCGGCCACCCCCGCGGCCGAGATCACCGCCGCCAGCCCGCCCGGCCGGAGCGGATCGGCCACCCCGATCCGCCACGGCCGCTGCGGCTCCGGCGCACCCAGCATCTGCACATCCCCGCCGCCGTTGACGCTGACCCCGCACACCCCGTCGACCTCGGCCAGCTCCCGCGCGGCCCGCTCCGCGGACCAGCCCTTGACGATGCCGGTCGGGTCGAGCGAGCCCCGGTACCGGGTGCTGAACCAGCCCTCGCTCAGCCGCTCCGCCTCGGCCGCCAGCTCCAGCACCTCGGTGACGTCGGGGGAGCAGTCGCCCAGAGCCAGTTCGCCCCGGGCGAGCCGGGACACCTCGCTGTCCGGCCGGTAGGTGCTGAACAGCGCGTCGGCCCGGTGCAGGCCCGCGACCGCCTCCTGGAGCGCGGCCCGTACGGCACCGGGTTCCCCGCCGCGGACGTCGAAGGAGAAGACGGTGCCCATGACCTCCTCCGCGTGCCGCACCGCGACGGGAGTGCCGTCCGGCCCCGCCGCCGGGTCAGACACCGGCCTGGTCCAGCGCCGACTGCAGCGACTCCTTGTACCCGTCGCTCGTGTAGGTGGCCCCGGACACGGCGTCGATGTGCGCGGACCCCGTCGTCACCGCCTCCACGTTGAGCTTCGGCACGGCGAGCGCGGTCTTCTGGTCGCTGATCCCGCCCTTGGGCGCCTGGAGTGCCTCCGCCCTGACGATCCTGCCCCCGCTGACCGTGATCCGGACCTGCACGGTCCCGTAGTCGGTCCGCACGGCCTTCCCGGTGACGGTACGGCCCTGCGCGGAGCCGGAACCTGAACCGGAAGCTGAGCCGGAGCCGGAGCCGGAGCCGGAACCTGAACCGGAAGCTGCACCCGAGCCGGAAGCTGCACCTGAACCCGAACCGGACTTGGCACCCGACCCTGAAGGCGACCCCGCACCGGACCCGGACGAGGCCGGCTTCACCTTGTCCAGCGCCGACTGCAGCGACTCCTTGTACCCGTCGCTCGTGTACGTCGCCCCGGACACCGCGTCGATCCGCGCGCTCTGGGCCGTCACCGCCTCCTGGTTGAGCTTCGGCACGGCGAGCGCGGTCTTCTGGTCGCTGATCCCGCCCTTGGGCGCCTGCACCGCCTCCGCCTTGGTGATCTTCCCGTCGCTGACGGTGAGCCGCACCTGCACGGTCCCGTACTGGGTCTGCGTCGCGTCCCCCGTGACCGTCCCGGTGCCGCCGGGCCGTACCCCGCCCTGGGCTCCGCCCTGCGGTGACTCCTGCCCGGCCGCCGAGCGCTGCGGGGCCCCGCCGGCCGCCGTCGCCGGGGCCGCGTTGCCCGCGGGCTTCAGCGACAGCAGCAGCACGACCCCGGACACGGTGGCGGCGCCGGCCAGCACGACACGCCGGAGGGGGTGGCTCTTCCTCATCTCTTCCAAGCTCCCGTTCGTCCGTCGCTCACATCTCGAACGACTCGTGATGGATGCGGCGGGCGGGAACCCCCGCGCCGCGCAGTGCCTCGTACACCGACTGCGCGAAGCCGGGCGGCCCGCACAGGAAGACGTCGTGCCGGTCGATGTCCGGGATCTTCCGCTCCAGGTTCTCCGCGGAGATGTCCGGCCGCTCGCCCTCCGGGCTGTTCACCGCGTACATCAGCCGGGCGCCCCGCTCCTCGGCGATCGCCGCCAGCTCGTCCCACAGGGCCAGGTCCTGCGTGGTGTTGGCCCGGTACAGCAGCGTGATGTCACCGGCCGCCCCGGGCAGCGTCTCGAACAGCGCCCGCATGGGCGTGATGCCGACCCCGCCCGCGACCAGCAGCACCTTGCCGCGGCTGCGGCGCTGCGCGGTCAGCGCCCCGTACGGCCCCTCCGCCCACACCCGGGTGCCCGGCTCCAGCTCCCGCAGCCGGGCGCTGTGGTCGCCGATCGCCTTCACCGTGATC
Coding sequences within it:
- the argC gene encoding N-acetyl-gamma-glutamyl-phosphate reductase produces the protein MAVRAAVAGASGYAGGELLRLLLAHPEVEIGALTGNSNAGQRLGALQPHLLPLADRVLAETTAEQLAGHDVVFLALPHGQSAAVAEQLGPDVLVVDMGADFRLTDPADWERFYGSPHAGTWPYGLPELPGARAALEGSKRVAVPGCYPTAVSLALYPAYASRLAGPEAVIVAASGTSGAGKAPKPHLLGSEVMGSMTPYGVGGGHRHTPEMIQNLSGAAGERISVSFTPTLAPMPRGILATCSAAARPGVTAESLRAAYEKAYADEPFVHLLPEGRWPATGSVYGSNAVQVQVAYDAEAGRVIAISAIDNLTKGTAGGAVQSMNLALGLAETTGLTTIGVAP
- the argJ gene encoding bifunctional glutamate N-acetyltransferase/amino-acid acetyltransferase ArgJ, which produces MSVTAAKGFTAAGIAAGIKENGNPDLALVVNTGPRRAAAGVFTSNRVKAAPVLWSEQVLKSGQVTAVVLNSGGANACTGPKGFQDTHATAEKAAEVLGTGAGEVAVCSTGLIGVLLPMDKLLPGVETAAGQLSEHGGEKAAIAIKTTDTVHKTSVVAKDGWTVGGMAKGAGMLAPGLATMLVVLTTDADLDAATLDQALRAATRVTFDRVDSDGCMSTNDTVLLLASGASGLTPDHAEFAEAVRQVCDDLGQQLIRDAEGAGKDIKVEVVGAATEDDAVEVGRSIARNNLLKCAIHGEDPNWGRVLSAIGTTSAAFEPDRLNVAINGVWVCKNGSVGEDRDKVDMRYREVHIVADLAAGTETATIWTNDLTADYVHENSAYSS
- the argB gene encoding acetylglutamate kinase; the protein is MSNVTRKHTALPKAQILIEALPWLTRHHGRIVVIKFGGNAMVDAELKAAFAQDVVFLRHAGLKPVVVHGGGPQISAALDRHGIVSEFKAGLRVTTEDAMDVVRMVLAGQVQRELVGLLNQHGPLAVGLTGEDAHTITATRHRPEIDGELVDIGRVGEITDIDTGAIEALLADGRIPVVSSIARSQDDGHVYNVNADTAAAALAAALGAETLMVLTDVEGLYENWPDSDEVISRLTASQLEKLLPELSSGMVPKMEGCLHAVRGGVHTARVIDGRVQHSILLEIFTDEGIGTMVVPDEPDDHEGES
- a CDS encoding acetylornithine transaminase, whose amino-acid sequence is MSNQELTARWQGALMNNYGTPRLPLVRGEGSTVWDAEGTRYLDFVGGIATNALGHAHPAIVEAVTRQIGSLGHISNFFMAEPTVALAERLLGLFGREGRVFFCNSGAEANEAAFKIGRLTGRTHVVATEGGFHGRTMGALALTGQPGKREPFQPLPGDVTHVPFGDAQALAAAVTEETALVVIEPIQGELGVVVPPPGYLKAARAITAATGALLVLDEVQTGIGRTGHWFEYQAHDGVLPDVVTLAKQLGGGLPLGATVAFGRAADLLHPGHHGTTFGGNPVACAAGLAVLDTIESEGLLENVKRQSGQLRDGIESLGHPMIDHVRGAGLLLGIVLTGPHASQVQQTAQEAGFLVNAPAPDVVRLMPALNIGDDEVDAFLRALPGILGAVDPGHGDGRSGE
- a CDS encoding arginine repressor encodes the protein MSQAQEHEHAEQPGAGPAVPQTRTARHRRIVDILNRQPVRSQSQLAKLLADDGLSVTQATLSRDLDELNAVKIRNTDGDLIYAVPSEGGFRTPRAPLGGSAKEERMRRLSQELLISAEASANLVVLRTPPGAAQFLASAIDQAELHDILGTIAGDDTLLLISREPDGGQALADHLLRLAQNGH
- a CDS encoding RNA polymerase sigma factor, translating into MSGFRFPVGRLPDEALLSGLSTGDPELAVTFVRRFQHRVFGVAMAVTGDRQLAEDIAQQTFERAWRHAQIYDPRRGSVTTWLTTIAHNLAIDAVRARRTQPVPPEDLDALLGIVTETPERWALADEASAQLRAAVARLPREQARALVMAGIYGLTAQQVADSEGIPLGTAKTRIRAAMGKLRTTLAAPGPQSRGDHDQ
- a CDS encoding zf-HC2 domain-containing protein → MTSDVTCERVRAYGAELALGVLPGRERAETVAHLDRCADCREHVGQLTLIGDRLIGLLPDREPPLGFESRAALRMTPAAPTLQERPQPRGPGRLRQGLRGPARRARLRIASAAVAAAVVCGFGGWAVGTAVEQVASSSTASSAVESEPLLVGDLTTPGGRGRSVGEVYAHPGSPGWIFVSLDAAASGTPYTGRVVCLLEHTDGSSVRVGDFAVRDGHGEWGVAAHVDPAALSGARLLSTGGTLLARAQLQTGHIQTPAD
- a CDS encoding serine/threonine-protein kinase gives rise to the protein MSVSSVRRAPPLLAPGARPAPGYQILAHLTRTGWLDVYDAWSAERDCRCVVKVVRPDRRNEPRMTGRLLREGRWLREFSHPHLVRGYDAFDGPEPLVVLETLTGETLSHLVDRLRRRPSAADVALLGVQLCSAVHYLHGRGLLHLDLKPSNVVVDRGHAKVLDLSVARPPGPAPAGLGTFGYLSPEQARGGPLTAAADVWGIGVTLFEVACGDVPFDPGETVDDPDDSDGGDDSDGGSGGGPFGDGPGDWYPQLEESAPPVVSRRRLPSALAAAIDRCLLPDPASRPIVAALAAALDATLPVRQRPAPRV
- a CDS encoding ABC transporter ATP-binding protein; amino-acid sequence: MPAERTGVRRTRSAPRSSSDAVVAAAPPVPLREVFRRFWPYTRGGRRWFAPILLFSLIGPCVDAAEIWLFKVVVDEVLVPRDLHPFLWIAPAYLGLIICSGALGYADDVTSTWVSERFLLGLRSDVFRHVQGLSLGFFERRRLGDVLSRVTGDVDAVETFLLSGVANALYYVVRLGVFLGLLVYLRWDLTLLALFIVPLFWAAARHFSRLIKDASRERRRRSGSISAIAEESLGNVALVQAYNRQEWEERRFDTENEGRFRAAMASARIRAVYGPVVEIIEVSGGLAVMGLGTWKLAQGQLTLGGLLVFLALITKLYSPVRSLSHLGTTFYAASASAERIIELLDQRPQVAEATGARRTGRVRGEVAFDGVGFRYPGSPAWALTDVSFHVAPGETLALVGASGAGKSTVAKLQLRFYDPDRGAVLLDGTDLRELRLTDVRESVAVVLQETLVFHGTVRENIAYGRPGATDAEIVAAARAADAHAFVERLPAGYDTLVGQRGRTLSGGQCQRLAIARAMIRDAPVLLLDEPTTGLDVRSGRRIMDPLRRLMAGRTTVVISHNLLTVRDADRVVVLDQGRVVEQGAHEDLLRHEGPYARLHRLNAMTGLPDGKKVLS
- a CDS encoding FAD:protein FMN transferase, producing the protein MGTVFSFDVRGGEPGAVRAALQEAVAGLHRADALFSTYRPDSEVSRLARGELALGDCSPDVTEVLELAAEAERLSEGWFSTRYRGSLDPTGIVKGWSAERAARELAEVDGVCGVSVNGGGDVQMLGAPEPQRPWRIGVADPLRPGGLAAVISAAGVAELSVATSGTAERGDHIVDPRTGRSAVTDLVSVTVVGPRLTFVDCWATAAFAMGSRAGLAWLESLPDVEALLITAGDEVRCTAGLADRLG
- a CDS encoding FMN-binding protein, with amino-acid sequence MRKSHPLRRVVLAGAATVSGVVLLLSLKPAGNAAPATAAGGAPQRSAAGQESPQGGAQGGVRPGGTGTVTGDATQTQYGTVQVRLTVSDGKITKAEAVQAPKGGISDQKTALAVPKLNQEAVTAQSARIDAVSGATYTSDGYKESLQSALDKVKPASSGSGAGSPSGSGAKSGSGSGAASGSGAASGSGSGSGSGSGSASGSGSGSAQGRTVTGKAVRTDYGTVQVRITVSGGRIVRAEALQAPKGGISDQKTALAVPKLNVEAVTTGSAHIDAVSGATYTSDGYKESLQSALDQAGV